Below is a window of Ralstonia pickettii DNA.
ACGAACTACATCAACGTCGTCGCGCAGACGGAAATCGACTTCCCTCTGGTGAGCGCCGAAGCGGTCGCCTGAGCGAACCTCACCGGAGGCGAGGAAGCGCTGCTATACCGTCCGCGCTTCCGGCTTTGCATGGAGCGGCTGTCATGAATCAGAGGGCATATCCGAGCGACATTGCTTTCACCTCCACCGTGAAGGCGATACAGACGCGGCACGGCTCGCGTGAGCTTTACGCGAGCGTGGAGAAGGGCCGAGGCTGGCACACGACGATCACGCCGGACTGTGCCGCTTTCATCCGTCAACAGACGAGTGTCTTTCTGGCGACGGCCAATGCGGCTGGGCAGCCGTACATCCAGCATCGCGGGGGGCCACGCGGCTTCCTGCATGTGCTCGATGCAAAGACGATCGCCTTTGCAGATTTTGCGGGAAACCAGCAGTTCATTACGCTGGGCAACCTCGCGGACAATCCGAAGGCATATTTCTTCATGATCGACTATGCGCGCCGCCGAAGAATCAAATTCTGGGGAACGGCGACGGTGTCGGAAGACCTGCAATTGATCGAACAGCTCGCACGGAAGGACTACAAGGCAAAGCCGCAGCGTGTCATCGTGTTCACGGTCGAAGCCTGGGACATGAATTGCCCGCAGCACATCCCGCAGCGATTCGATGCGGACGATGTGCGCAAGGTCTTGGAAGAGAAGGACGAGCGGATCCGTTTGCTGGAGGAGCAAGTGCGTGAGCTGCAAGAGCAGGCGACGCGCGCCAGTGCTCAGGAATGATGGCGGGCACCGGCGCCAGCCACAGGCGTAACAGCGTAGGCGCGCATCAAGTTCATACAGCTCTGCGGCCGCAACGGAATTGATTTCATGGTCTCACTCGTCGCCTTTCGCCGCCCTACCATGGTTGGTTGGCGGGCCCAACGGTGAACTCATTGACGGTTGTGTCGTCGGGCAGATCGATCGCAAAGGCCACGACCTCGGCGACCCGGTCCGCGCTGATGCCGTATTGCTGGTAGATGGCATGCATGCTGTCGGCAGACTCCTTGTGGGTGATGGTGTCCAGCAACTCGGTGTTG
It encodes the following:
- a CDS encoding pyridoxamine 5'-phosphate oxidase family protein, giving the protein MNQRAYPSDIAFTSTVKAIQTRHGSRELYASVEKGRGWHTTITPDCAAFIRQQTSVFLATANAAGQPYIQHRGGPRGFLHVLDAKTIAFADFAGNQQFITLGNLADNPKAYFFMIDYARRRRIKFWGTATVSEDLQLIEQLARKDYKAKPQRVIVFTVEAWDMNCPQHIPQRFDADDVRKVLEEKDERIRLLEEQVRELQEQATRASAQE